Part of the Flavobacterium sp. MDT1-60 genome, CATTAGCGATTTTTAACGCTTCGATGATTTCATCATCAGTGGCATCTAATTTTCCTAATGAAACGTTGGCTTTTATTGTGTCATTAAATAAAGTGATTTCTTGCGTAACAAGTCCTATTAAATTTCTAAGCGAGTACAAACTCATGTCTTTGATGTTAATTCCGTCAATAGAAATTGTTCCTTCGTTTACATCGTAAAAGCGAGTTAATAAATTAGCAATGGTACTTTTTCCACTTCCAGATTGTCCAACCAAAGCAACAGTTTGTCCTTTTTTAATTTGAAGAGAAAAATCTTTTAGAATGCTTGTTTCTTCGTATTTGAAATTGATATTTTGAACGCTGATAATATCATCAAAAGTTGTTTTTTCGATTGCATCAGGTTTTGAAACAATTGGGTTTTCCTGATCTAAAATTTCAAGAACACGTTCAGCAGCAGCGTTTCCTCTTTTTACTCCGTAAGAAGCTTTAGAGATTGCTTTTGCAGGTGTTAGGATGTTATAAGCTAATCCCATATAGGCAATAAATGAAGGGCCACTCAGCGTTTTGTCGATCAAAACCATTTGCCCTCCATACCATAATAAAATAGCAATAACGGTAATTCCCATAAACTCACTGGCAGGAGAAGCCAAGTTTTGACGGTTACCAATATTATTTGATAATGTAAAAAAACGTTCAGTTGAGTTTTGAAAAACCGTATTAAAGTAGTTTTCAGAATTGTATCCTTTTACGACTTTCAATCCACCAATAGTTTCTTCAATAGTAGATAAAAAAGTACCTTGCTCTTGCTGTGCTTTAGTCGATTGTTTTTTAAGTTGTTTTCCAATTAATGAAATAATATAACCGGATACAGGAATAAAAATAAAAACAAATAGTGTTAGTTTTGTGCTAATAATTAGCATTGTTGTTATGGTAAAAGCTATTGTTAATGGTTCTTTTACAATAAGTTCCAATATGGCTAAAAATGAGTTTTGAACCTCATTTACATCAGCAGAAATTCTGGAAATAA contains:
- a CDS encoding ABC transporter ATP-binding protein, producing MSNFKKIVPFIYPYKKYAFLNIFFNVLYALFSTLSFVALIPMLQVLFDQTKERKIKPVYQGILKLQQYGEDYLSYYITTTKGNHDPGYILSIMVAIIISIFLLKNLADYLAMFFITFLRNGVLKDMRNALYKKTLELPLAFYSEKRKGDVISRISADVNEVQNSFLAILELIVKEPLTIAFTITTMLIISTKLTLFVFIFIPVSGYIISLIGKQLKKQSTKAQQEQGTFLSTIEETIGGLKVVKGYNSENYFNTVFQNSTERFFTLSNNIGNRQNLASPASEFMGITVIAILLWYGGQMVLIDKTLSGPSFIAYMGLAYNILTPAKAISKASYGVKRGNAAAERVLEILDQENPIVSKPDAIEKTTFDDIISVQNINFKYEETSILKDFSLQIKKGQTVALVGQSGSGKSTIANLLTRFYDVNEGTISIDGINIKDMSLYSLRNLIGLVTQEITLFNDTIKANVSLGKLDATDDEIIEALKIANAYEFVKDLPKGIYTNIGDSGSKISGGQKQRLSIARAVLKNPPIMILDEATSALDTESEKFVQVALENMMQNRTSIIIAHRLSTIQKADVIIVMQKGKIVEQGTHDELIAHNGTYHKLVTMQSFES